From the Candidatus Nitrospira nitrificans genome, one window contains:
- a CDS encoding gamma-glutamylcyclotransferase encodes MSSRSVRTCARLRFNKRSQDGSGKANVEPDPAGEVWGVLYALPDHHLAVLDRGEGQGYARRREIVRTRAGADVHAWVYVAVSPAADPTLRPYGWYKRFLVEGAREHRLPDPYVKTLEAIESMDDPNAARDRQKRSLSCEAAG; translated from the coding sequence ATGTCTTCGCGTTCGGTTCGAACATGTGCCCGTCTCCGCTTCAATAAGCGCAGCCAGGATGGCTCGGGTAAGGCAAACGTTGAGCCGGACCCGGCGGGAGAAGTGTGGGGCGTCCTCTATGCGCTTCCAGACCATCACCTGGCTGTTCTGGATAGAGGGGAGGGTCAGGGCTACGCTCGTCGGCGTGAGATCGTGCGGACACGAGCTGGAGCCGACGTACACGCTTGGGTCTACGTCGCCGTCTCGCCCGCTGCCGACCCGACGCTCCGGCCGTACGGGTGGTACAAGCGCTTCTTAGTCGAGGGCGCGCGGGAACATAGGCTGCCGGATCCTTACGTGAAAACGCTTGAGGCCATCGAGTCTATGGACGATCCTAACGCCGCACGCGATCGCCAGAAGCGGTCGTTGAGCTGTGAAGCAGCCGGATAA